A genomic window from Actinomycetota bacterium includes:
- the truB gene encoding tRNA pseudouridine(55) synthase TruB yields MIDGLVVVDKPAGWTSHDVVARCRRVFGQKRVGHAGTLDPGATGVLLVGLGQVTRLLRFVAELAKSYEGEMVLGIETTTLDDEGDVVVEHEMRDVALDDVRSAAARFVGEIDQVPPMVSAVKVGGRRLHELARQGVDVERPARRVRVDRFDVADTPAANVYRIVVECSSGTYVRVLAADVGRALGGGAHLRHLRRTAIGAFGLDRAQPLDAIGPDSVLAPAAVVSHLERCIVDAGLAAVVAHGRVLGLEALGAAGDGPWAVLDERGALLAVYERYDADRAKPAVVLAPSSSDSLNDPRSQRDPDRSENEGAAGSGDTATAAGSGDAVDR; encoded by the coding sequence GTGATCGACGGGCTGGTGGTCGTCGACAAGCCTGCGGGGTGGACGTCGCACGACGTCGTCGCTCGCTGCCGGCGCGTCTTCGGCCAGAAGCGGGTGGGGCACGCGGGCACGCTCGACCCCGGCGCGACCGGCGTGCTGCTGGTCGGCCTCGGTCAGGTGACTCGCCTGTTGCGGTTCGTCGCCGAGCTGGCGAAGTCGTACGAGGGTGAGATGGTGCTCGGGATCGAGACGACCACGCTCGACGACGAGGGCGACGTCGTCGTCGAGCACGAGATGCGCGACGTCGCCCTCGACGACGTGCGGTCGGCCGCGGCGCGCTTCGTCGGCGAGATCGATCAGGTGCCACCCATGGTGTCGGCGGTGAAGGTGGGCGGCCGGCGGCTGCACGAGCTGGCGCGGCAGGGCGTCGACGTCGAACGTCCGGCCCGGCGCGTGCGGGTCGACCGCTTCGACGTCGCCGACACCCCCGCCGCCAACGTCTACCGAATCGTCGTCGAATGCTCGTCCGGCACCTATGTGCGTGTGTTGGCCGCGGACGTGGGCCGGGCGCTCGGCGGCGGCGCGCACCTCCGGCACCTCCGGCGCACCGCGATCGGCGCCTTCGGGCTCGACCGTGCGCAGCCGCTCGACGCGATCGGCCCCGACTCGGTGCTGGCGCCCGCCGCGGTCGTCTCCCATCTGGAGCGCTGCATCGTCGACGCCGGCTTGGCGGCCGTCGTCGCCCACGGTCGGGTGCTCGGGCTCGAGGCGCTCGGCGCGGCCGGCGACGGCCCGTGGGCCGTGCTCGACGAGCGCGGCGCGCTTCTCGCCGTCTACGAGCGCTACGACGCGGACCGGGCCAAGCCCGCGGTCGTGCTCGCGCCCTCATCCTCCGATTCTCTGAACGATCCACGGAGCCAGAGGGACCCCGATCGTTCAGAGAACGAGGGGGCGGCCGGGAGCGGGGACACGGCCACAGCGGCCGGGAGCGGGGACGCAGTTGACCGGTAG
- a CDS encoding YlxR family protein — MGQPQRTCTGCRRVGPADELDRVVALPDGGLAFGRTLPGRGAWLCRGSLACFDTAVRRHGFERALRTTVGSEALASLRATLVNRARMSTRRNGT; from the coding sequence ATAGGACAACCGCAGCGGACCTGCACCGGATGCCGGCGGGTCGGGCCGGCCGACGAGCTCGATCGGGTGGTCGCCCTGCCCGATGGTGGCCTTGCCTTCGGGCGGACGCTGCCCGGTCGGGGCGCATGGCTGTGCCGCGGGTCGCTCGCCTGCTTCGATACGGCGGTCCGCCGCCACGGGTTCGAGCGGGCGCTCCGCACGACCGTGGGGTCCGAGGCGCTGGCGTCGCTTCGTGCCACGCTGGTGAATCGTGCGAGGATGAGCACCCGGCGGAACGGCACGTAG
- the recO gene encoding DNA repair protein RecO, with translation MCSRRCVSSSGATVATAGSTGSRVGLYRDQGVVLRSIRLGEADRIVSFITEGRGKVRAVAKGVRKTKSRFGARLEPTVHVSLLLYEGRELDIVTQAEAIDHFRAVREDLDRLTRATQMLEAVDQVAQERHANVALYQMLVGALRALAAHDAPLIVPAFFWKLLSLEGFHPVLETCATCGATDDLVAFDLSQGGVLCSTCGRGALPLGPGSLDLLRRILGGGLAPALNEPAGPATDEIAHLATRALEHHLERRLRSMALLDRG, from the coding sequence ATCTGTTCGAGGCGGTGCGTGAGTTCCAGCGGCGCGACCGTCGCTACGGCGGGGTCGACGGGTAGCCGCGTGGGCCTCTACCGCGACCAGGGAGTCGTGCTGCGCTCCATCCGGCTCGGTGAGGCCGATCGGATCGTCTCGTTCATCACCGAGGGACGGGGCAAGGTCCGCGCCGTCGCCAAGGGCGTGCGCAAGACGAAGAGCCGCTTCGGTGCCCGGCTCGAGCCTACGGTGCACGTGTCGCTGCTGCTCTACGAGGGACGCGAGCTCGACATCGTCACGCAGGCCGAGGCCATCGACCACTTCCGTGCCGTCCGCGAGGACCTCGACCGCCTGACGCGGGCCACGCAGATGCTGGAGGCCGTCGACCAGGTGGCCCAGGAGCGCCACGCCAACGTGGCCCTCTACCAGATGCTCGTCGGCGCCCTGCGTGCGCTGGCAGCCCACGACGCGCCGCTCATCGTGCCCGCGTTCTTCTGGAAGCTGCTCTCGCTCGAGGGCTTCCACCCAGTGCTCGAGACGTGCGCGACCTGTGGCGCCACCGACGATCTCGTGGCCTTCGACCTGAGTCAGGGAGGCGTGCTGTGCAGCACATGTGGGCGGGGGGCCCTTCCGCTGGGCCCCGGCTCACTCGACCTGCTCCGTCGCATCCTCGGGGGCGGGCTCGCCCCCGCCCTCAACGAGCCCGCGGGCCCCGCCACCGACGAGATCGCCCACCTCGCGACCCGGGCCCTCGAGCACCATCTGGAGCGGCGGCTGCGCTCGATGGCGTTGCTCGATCGCGGCTGA
- a CDS encoding bifunctional oligoribonuclease/PAP phosphatase NrnA yields the protein MGSDVMSSDVDAAASAIEACASIALACHVSPDGDALGSMLALHHLCLAAGKRSVASWPAPFTVAPHYAYLPGLDLTTKPADFPAEPDLMVTFDCGSLGRLGELAAPARAAGALIVVDHHVTNDRYGSINLVDPAAAASAVVVRRLARRLGWALNRDAAICIYTGLVTDTGRFQYSNTTPEVFELAAELSTFDLPIASMSRQLFELHRFAYLQLVGVALDRAELDRELRLVVTWVTQADLDRFGVGLDETEGLIDLVRRTDEADVACVLKEMSDGTRVSLRSTTDVDVSAIASAFGGGGHRAAAGFTSDRPASELMTEIKAALAAA from the coding sequence ATGGGCTCTGACGTCATGAGCTCCGACGTCGATGCCGCGGCGTCGGCGATCGAGGCCTGCGCCTCCATCGCCCTCGCGTGCCATGTGTCACCCGACGGCGACGCGCTGGGCTCGATGCTCGCGCTCCACCACCTGTGCCTCGCGGCCGGCAAGCGCTCGGTCGCGTCCTGGCCCGCGCCGTTCACGGTGGCGCCGCACTACGCCTACCTGCCGGGTCTCGACCTCACGACCAAGCCGGCCGACTTCCCGGCGGAGCCCGACCTGATGGTCACGTTCGACTGCGGTTCGCTCGGCCGGCTGGGCGAGCTGGCGGCGCCGGCGCGCGCCGCAGGCGCGCTCATCGTCGTCGACCATCACGTCACCAACGACCGCTACGGCTCGATCAACCTGGTGGACCCCGCCGCCGCCGCGTCTGCGGTCGTCGTGCGCCGGCTGGCGCGGCGACTCGGCTGGGCGCTCAACCGCGATGCGGCCATCTGCATCTACACCGGCCTGGTCACCGACACCGGGCGCTTCCAGTACTCCAACACGACCCCGGAGGTCTTCGAGCTGGCGGCCGAGCTGAGCACATTCGACCTGCCCATCGCGTCGATGTCGCGCCAGCTGTTCGAGCTGCACCGGTTCGCCTACCTGCAGTTGGTGGGCGTCGCCCTCGATCGGGCCGAGCTCGATCGCGAGCTCCGCCTGGTCGTCACGTGGGTCACCCAGGCCGATCTCGACCGCTTCGGCGTCGGGCTCGATGAGACCGAGGGCCTCATCGACCTGGTCCGCCGCACCGACGAGGCCGACGTCGCGTGCGTGCTCAAGGAGATGTCCGACGGCACGCGCGTGTCGCTGCGCTCGACGACCGACGTCGACGTGAGTGCGATCGCGAGCGCCTTCGGCGGTGGCGGACATCGGGCCGCGGCCGGCTTCACGTCCGACCGGCCCGCCTCCGAGCTGATGACCGAGATCAAAGCCGCGCTCGCGGCCGCGTGA
- the infB gene encoding translation initiation factor IF-2 — MAARIRVYELARELGLTNKETLDLCESLGIGVKSHSSSIEDAQADRVRRKADRDGLRREVQPEEPVPAKRGAKKAAAAVTPPKPDDTIAAEAAEAPAARSPEHASRLVTSRPLSEQPDYDAPRLVPPTPRPAPAPRPAAVAPPVVPPAAPAPVAPAAASPAPAAPAPPKPPVEAQPSSPPPAAPPPLPTAPAATGAAPATATPPVGPAPPAEETTPAGPPRSLSGKPIPPPPGGPPRSQSGKPIPPPPGAGGRGAPPSGAPRPGGVGRPGGTGRPAGAGRPGFSTDRPGGAPFGRPGGGPPGRGGPPGRGGPGAGRPRPQRRKRRRRSREELEPTQATNYTRSDAPVPEGEVVVERGSTAQDVGPKLNRTAADVVRFLLQQGEMVTATMSLSDDMIELFAAEIGADVLLVDPGQQQELELLTLFDDNEEEDEEALRVRPPVVTVMGHVDHGKTLLLDRIRQTNVVASEAGGITQHIGAYQAEKDGRLITFIDTPGHEAFTAMRARGADATDIAVLVVAADDGVMPQTVEAINHARAADVPIVVAVNKIDRDNADPTRVLQQLAEQGLQPEAWGGDTITVEVSALQNLGIDDLLEQILLVADFEDPPIMANPEGPARGIVLEANLDVGRGPVATVLVERGTLRVGDPVVAGAAWGTVRALIDYAGEQIKEAPPSMPVQVLGLSDVPEAGDELRVAPNGKVAKTVAAAREQRYRMRARRGEASVIGTGVKLEDIFEQIQRGEVATLNMILKADVQGSLEALTESLKKLERDEVKLSFVHRGVGGITENDVQLGAASSATIIGFNVRPDRKARALAESEGVEVRTYQIIYQVLEDIENAMVGMLKPEFEEVVTGEAEVREIFRVPRVGAIAGCYVRNGVITRGSKVRFLREGVIIWTGTITSLKRFKDDVREVQTGFECGIGLSDFQDLKPGDIIEPYEEREIPRT; from the coding sequence TTGGCAGCGAGGATCCGGGTCTACGAGCTTGCACGCGAGCTCGGGCTCACCAACAAGGAGACGCTCGACCTCTGCGAATCGCTCGGGATCGGCGTGAAGAGCCACTCGTCGAGCATCGAGGACGCGCAGGCCGACCGGGTGCGGCGCAAGGCCGACCGCGACGGCCTGCGGCGAGAGGTGCAACCGGAGGAGCCCGTGCCGGCGAAGCGCGGAGCCAAGAAGGCGGCCGCCGCGGTCACGCCGCCCAAGCCGGACGACACCATCGCCGCCGAGGCTGCCGAGGCGCCGGCGGCGCGATCGCCGGAGCACGCGTCCCGCCTCGTCACCAGCCGCCCGCTGAGCGAGCAGCCCGATTACGACGCGCCCCGTCTCGTCCCCCCGACACCGCGTCCCGCGCCGGCGCCCCGGCCCGCGGCGGTCGCCCCCCCTGTCGTACCGCCCGCCGCCCCCGCGCCGGTCGCTCCCGCGGCGGCATCGCCCGCGCCGGCTGCCCCGGCGCCACCGAAGCCTCCCGTCGAGGCACAACCGTCGTCACCTCCGCCCGCAGCCCCGCCGCCGTTGCCCACCGCGCCGGCAGCCACTGGCGCGGCGCCCGCGACGGCGACACCTCCCGTCGGCCCCGCCCCTCCGGCTGAAGAGACGACACCCGCGGGGCCACCGCGCTCGTTGAGCGGCAAGCCCATCCCTCCGCCGCCCGGCGGTCCGCCGCGCTCGCAGAGCGGCAAGCCCATCCCGCCGCCGCCCGGAGCCGGAGGCCGCGGCGCGCCGCCGAGCGGCGCCCCGCGTCCAGGGGGCGTCGGTCGCCCCGGCGGTACCGGACGCCCGGCAGGCGCAGGGCGTCCCGGCTTCTCCACCGATCGCCCCGGCGGCGCGCCCTTCGGCCGACCGGGCGGCGGCCCGCCCGGTCGTGGCGGCCCGCCCGGTCGCGGCGGGCCCGGCGCCGGACGGCCCCGGCCGCAGCGGCGCAAGCGGCGGCGCCGGAGCCGCGAGGAGCTCGAGCCCACCCAGGCCACGAACTACACCCGCTCCGACGCGCCCGTCCCCGAGGGCGAGGTCGTCGTCGAGCGCGGGTCCACCGCCCAGGACGTCGGGCCCAAGCTGAACCGCACCGCGGCCGACGTCGTGCGCTTCCTACTGCAGCAGGGCGAGATGGTCACCGCCACGATGTCGCTGTCCGACGACATGATCGAGCTCTTCGCAGCCGAGATCGGTGCCGACGTCCTGCTCGTCGATCCCGGTCAGCAGCAGGAGCTCGAGCTGCTCACGCTGTTCGACGACAACGAGGAGGAGGACGAGGAAGCGCTGCGCGTCCGGCCTCCGGTCGTCACCGTGATGGGTCACGTCGACCACGGCAAGACGCTCCTGCTCGATCGCATCCGCCAGACCAACGTGGTGGCGAGCGAGGCGGGCGGCATCACGCAGCACATCGGTGCGTACCAGGCGGAGAAGGACGGCCGCCTCATCACGTTCATCGACACACCCGGCCACGAGGCGTTCACCGCCATGCGCGCACGCGGAGCCGACGCGACCGACATCGCGGTCCTCGTCGTCGCCGCCGACGACGGTGTGATGCCCCAGACGGTCGAGGCCATCAACCATGCACGCGCCGCCGACGTGCCCATCGTGGTCGCAGTCAACAAGATCGACCGCGACAACGCCGACCCGACCCGGGTGCTGCAGCAGCTCGCCGAGCAGGGGCTGCAGCCGGAGGCCTGGGGCGGCGACACGATCACGGTCGAGGTCTCCGCGCTGCAGAACCTGGGCATCGACGACCTGCTCGAGCAGATCCTCCTCGTGGCCGACTTCGAGGACCCGCCCATCATGGCCAACCCCGAAGGACCGGCCCGGGGCATCGTGCTCGAGGCCAACCTCGACGTCGGGCGGGGGCCGGTCGCGACCGTCCTCGTGGAGCGGGGGACGTTGCGCGTCGGCGACCCGGTCGTCGCAGGTGCCGCGTGGGGCACGGTGCGCGCCCTCATCGACTATGCGGGTGAGCAGATCAAGGAGGCCCCGCCGTCGATGCCCGTGCAGGTGCTCGGGCTCTCCGACGTGCCCGAGGCCGGCGACGAGCTGCGCGTCGCGCCCAACGGCAAGGTGGCCAAGACGGTGGCGGCGGCGCGCGAGCAGCGCTACCGCATGCGTGCGCGCCGGGGCGAGGCATCGGTGATCGGCACCGGCGTGAAGCTCGAGGACATCTTCGAGCAGATCCAGCGGGGCGAGGTCGCCACGCTCAACATGATCCTGAAGGCCGACGTCCAGGGCTCGCTGGAGGCGCTCACCGAGAGCCTCAAGAAGCTCGAGCGCGACGAGGTGAAGCTGTCGTTCGTGCACCGCGGCGTCGGCGGGATCACCGAGAACGACGTGCAGCTGGGCGCGGCCTCGAGCGCCACGATCATCGGGTTCAACGTGCGCCCGGATCGCAAGGCGCGGGCGCTGGCCGAGTCCGAGGGCGTCGAGGTCCGCACGTACCAGATCATCTACCAGGTGCTCGAGGACATCGAGAACGCCATGGTGGGCATGCTGAAGCCCGAGTTCGAAGAGGTCGTCACCGGCGAGGCCGAGGTGCGCGAGATCTTCCGGGTGCCGCGTGTGGGTGCGATCGCCGGCTGCTACGTGCGCAACGGCGTGATCACCCGCGGCTCGAAGGTGCGCTTCCTCCGCGAGGGCGTCATCATCTGGACGGGCACGATCACCTCGCTGAAGCGGTTCAAGGACGACGTGCGCGAGGTCCAGACCGGCTTCGAGTGCGGCATCGGGCTCTCCGACTTCCAGGATCTCAAGCCGGGCGACATCATCGAGCCGTACGAGGAGCGCGAGATACCGCGTACCTGA
- the rbfA gene encoding 30S ribosome-binding factor RbfA: MPDRRYPRTARVNELVREVVAEELERIDDERLELVTVTGVDVEPDLRRAVVWFTSLTESVDEVLAEHRVRLQAAIGRQVRMKRTPELAFRPDPAITTGRRVEDILRELQDTGRDGTQEDGSDREL; the protein is encoded by the coding sequence ATGCCTGACCGCCGCTATCCCCGGACGGCGCGGGTGAACGAGCTCGTGCGCGAGGTCGTGGCCGAGGAGCTCGAGCGGATCGACGACGAGCGGCTCGAGCTGGTCACAGTGACGGGTGTCGACGTCGAGCCCGACCTGCGACGGGCCGTGGTGTGGTTCACGTCGTTGACCGAGAGCGTCGACGAGGTGCTGGCCGAGCACCGCGTGCGCCTCCAGGCCGCCATCGGGCGCCAGGTGCGGATGAAGCGCACGCCGGAGTTGGCGTTCCGTCCCGACCCTGCGATAACGACGGGTCGCCGGGTCGAAGACATACTGCGCGAACTGCAGGACACTGGTAGGGATGGGACGCAGGAAGATGGCAGCGACCGTGAGCTCTGA
- the uppS gene encoding di-trans,poly-cis-decaprenylcistransferase, with protein MPLTIDEIDPRRIPAHVGCVMDGNGRWAQKRRLPRTEGHAAGEEALFDTVEGALDLGIKWLTVYAFSTENWRRPADEVRFLMQFNESILVRRRDELNDRDVRIRFVGRRDWRVPKRLVRRMDEAFSLTAGNRTMTLTIAFNYGGRAEIVDAVRALVASGTTADKIDERAIRRHLYDPEMPDPDLVVRTSGEYRISNFLLWELAYSELVFTDVLWPDFRREHLFEAVREFQRRDRRYGGVDG; from the coding sequence ATGCCCCTGACGATCGACGAGATCGACCCTCGACGCATCCCTGCCCATGTCGGCTGCGTGATGGATGGCAACGGGCGCTGGGCGCAGAAGCGGCGGCTGCCCCGGACGGAAGGGCACGCGGCGGGGGAGGAGGCGCTGTTCGACACCGTCGAGGGCGCGCTCGACCTCGGCATCAAGTGGCTCACGGTCTACGCGTTCTCGACCGAGAACTGGCGGCGCCCGGCCGACGAGGTGCGCTTCCTCATGCAGTTCAACGAGTCGATCCTCGTGCGGCGGCGCGACGAGCTCAACGACCGCGACGTGCGCATCCGGTTCGTGGGCCGGCGCGACTGGCGCGTACCCAAGCGGCTGGTCCGTCGGATGGACGAGGCGTTCTCGCTCACGGCCGGCAACCGCACGATGACCCTCACCATCGCGTTCAACTACGGCGGCCGCGCCGAGATCGTCGACGCCGTGCGCGCGCTGGTGGCCTCCGGCACCACGGCCGACAAGATCGACGAGCGCGCCATTCGACGCCATCTCTACGACCCCGAGATGCCCGATCCCGATCTCGTCGTTCGCACGTCGGGCGAGTACCGCATCTCCAACTTCCTGCTCTGGGAGCTGGCCTACAGCGAGCTGGTGTTCACCGACGTGCTCTGGCCCGACTTCCGGCGCGAGCATCTGTTCGAGGCGGTGCGTGAGTTCCAGCGGCGCGACCGTCGCTACGGCGGGGTCGACGGGTAG
- a CDS encoding bifunctional riboflavin kinase/FAD synthetase, whose amino-acid sequence MEVITDLRACPALDRGTVVTIGFYDGVHRGHQALIGRVRELAATRGCATAVATFDRHPAMIVRPSSAPQLLTDLDQRIELLAASGVDYCVVIHFDEARAAEPAEEFVTEVLVDCLAARAVAVGEDFHFGRGRGGDVALLQRLGPRHGFDVVPFGLVEGAGLVGPVSSTAIRKLLAAGEVEAAADLLGRPHEVRGVVERGDGRGRELGFPTANVAVPAEILLPADGIYAGWYERPSGAVHATAISLGRRPTFYADAEASLLEAHLLDFDDLLYGERARVRFVRRLRGEERFESVEALVDQMGRDVAAARQALAR is encoded by the coding sequence ATGGAGGTGATCACCGACCTGCGCGCGTGCCCGGCGCTCGACCGCGGCACGGTCGTCACCATCGGGTTCTACGACGGTGTGCACCGCGGTCACCAGGCGCTCATCGGGCGCGTGCGCGAGCTGGCCGCGACACGCGGTTGCGCCACCGCGGTCGCCACGTTCGACCGTCATCCGGCGATGATCGTTCGGCCGAGCTCCGCGCCGCAGCTGCTCACCGACCTCGACCAGCGGATCGAGCTGCTCGCGGCGAGCGGCGTCGACTATTGCGTCGTGATCCACTTCGACGAGGCGCGCGCGGCCGAGCCCGCCGAGGAGTTCGTCACCGAGGTGCTCGTCGACTGCCTGGCCGCGCGCGCCGTCGCGGTCGGCGAGGACTTCCACTTCGGCCGCGGCCGCGGAGGCGACGTGGCCCTGTTGCAGCGGCTCGGTCCCCGGCACGGCTTCGACGTGGTGCCGTTCGGGTTGGTCGAGGGGGCCGGCCTCGTCGGGCCCGTCTCGTCGACTGCCATCCGCAAGCTGCTGGCCGCGGGCGAAGTGGAGGCCGCGGCCGATCTGCTCGGCCGCCCGCACGAGGTGCGCGGTGTCGTCGAGCGCGGCGACGGCCGCGGCCGCGAGCTCGGCTTCCCCACCGCCAACGTCGCCGTGCCCGCCGAGATCCTGCTGCCGGCCGACGGCATCTACGCGGGCTGGTACGAGAGGCCGTCGGGCGCGGTCCACGCGACCGCCATCTCGCTCGGACGCCGCCCCACGTTCTACGCGGACGCCGAGGCCTCGCTGCTCGAAGCCCACCTGCTCGACTTCGACGACCTCCTGTACGGCGAACGGGCTCGCGTCCGCTTCGTCCGCCGGCTGCGGGGCGAGGAGCGCTTCGAGTCGGTCGAGGCGCTCGTCGACCAGATGGGCCGCGACGTGGCCGCGGCGCGCCAGGCACTGGCGAGGTGA
- a CDS encoding DUF503 domain-containing protein, producing the protein MHVATLQIELHIPTSHSLKEKRAVIKPILEGARRRFQVAAAEVDHQGKWQRASLGFAVVGESAGHVAVVLDKVERFVWSFPEIDVLATTTEHA; encoded by the coding sequence GTGCACGTAGCCACGCTGCAGATCGAGCTGCACATCCCGACGAGTCATTCCCTCAAGGAGAAGCGGGCCGTCATCAAGCCGATCCTCGAGGGCGCCCGGCGCCGGTTCCAGGTGGCGGCCGCCGAGGTGGACCACCAGGGGAAGTGGCAGCGCGCATCGCTCGGCTTCGCGGTCGTCGGGGAGAGCGCGGGGCACGTGGCGGTCGTGCTCGACAAGGTGGAGCGGTTCGTGTGGTCGTTCCCCGAGATCGACGTGCTCGCGACCACGACCGAGCATGCCTGA
- a CDS encoding YihY/virulence factor BrkB family protein, translating to MGRDASRVDLVDRQGHRVEVTASGGTVLAVLEKLRPLGERWPWFGTALRTQVRMGDVNGNQLAASVTLSAFLALFPLLLVAIAVVGFVSSNDPSLANDLVKNLGLTGDAATTMKKAISSAEHSRRAASVVGFLGLLWSGLGLVGALQYAFNATWQVRGRGLRDKLRGLVWLGGAFVIFAASFGITTVLNFLPGLLAPLGILAGLAVNFALWLWAMKVLTNRDVGWKALVPGAVFGAVGFEILKAVGSIYVPRLVASSQALYGTLGIVFATLAWLLFFGRLLVYASVLNVVRWEEDHGTLEVEVDVPNVPGDVPATAGRDGAMETQPDVSVRERLT from the coding sequence ATGGGCAGGGATGCGTCGAGGGTCGATCTCGTCGATCGTCAGGGGCATCGAGTGGAAGTTACCGCCTCGGGGGGTACGGTCCTTGCCGTGCTCGAGAAACTGCGGCCCCTCGGCGAGCGCTGGCCGTGGTTCGGCACCGCCCTGCGGACGCAGGTGCGCATGGGCGACGTCAACGGCAACCAGCTCGCGGCGTCGGTGACCCTGTCCGCCTTCCTCGCGCTCTTCCCTCTGCTGCTGGTCGCCATCGCAGTCGTGGGTTTCGTGTCCTCCAACGACCCCAGCCTGGCCAACGACCTGGTGAAGAACCTCGGGCTCACCGGCGACGCGGCCACCACCATGAAGAAGGCGATCAGCTCCGCGGAACACAGCCGCCGGGCGGCGTCGGTCGTCGGCTTCCTCGGGCTCCTGTGGTCGGGGCTGGGTCTGGTCGGCGCGCTGCAATATGCGTTCAACGCGACCTGGCAGGTGCGGGGCCGGGGGCTGCGCGACAAGCTCCGGGGCCTCGTGTGGCTGGGCGGCGCGTTCGTGATCTTCGCCGCGTCGTTCGGCATCACGACCGTTCTCAACTTCCTTCCCGGGCTCCTCGCGCCGCTCGGCATCCTCGCCGGTCTCGCCGTCAACTTCGCGCTGTGGCTGTGGGCGATGAAGGTGCTGACCAACCGCGACGTCGGATGGAAGGCACTGGTGCCCGGCGCCGTGTTCGGCGCGGTGGGCTTCGAGATCCTGAAGGCGGTGGGCTCGATCTACGTGCCGCGCCTCGTCGCGTCGTCGCAGGCGCTCTACGGGACGCTGGGCATCGTCTTCGCCACGCTCGCATGGCTCCTGTTCTTCGGCCGCCTGCTCGTGTACGCGAGCGTGCTCAACGTCGTCCGTTGGGAGGAGGACCACGGCACGCTCGAGGTAGAGGTCGACGTGCCGAACGTCCCGGGTGACGTGCCTGCGACCGCGGGTCGAGACGGCGCGATGGAGACGCAGCCCGACGTCAGCGTGCGCGAGCGGCTGACCTGA
- a CDS encoding glycosyltransferase family 4 protein produces the protein MRAARVTKGRVVMGLLFFPRGGSAQVARYLAPCLGDAGWTVSLVTGSLGRDGDETHAGTFFAGLDGVHALDYSDPHVPMHPSFEDRPGAPDPVLARVPPSDAQPLAALWDDPLVAAGGDHATLFHLHHLTPQHEAVVRRWPDATIVAHLHGTELKFLEAVERAPDRWPHGRFWSERLRAIAARCDHLVAVNPEDTETAARLLDVDPDRVTPIPNGVDIERFTPREVPRRERRARLRQWLVDDARGRDPSGAVVRYCDADLEVFAAGPTLLFVGRFTDAKRVPLLIRAYARARSRFDTPAPLLVWGGAAGEWEGEHPHAVAQEVGDEGVFFTGWRGHDDLPLGLAQAEVLVMPSVNDSYPQTPLEAMATGLPVLATTSGGFPTMINTDAARPDGWLVPPDDVDALADALVDAVNRPDERARRATNALAHARSVFSWTGLVPRFEDVYARARVRSAARAR, from the coding sequence GTGAGGGCTGCGCGGGTCACGAAGGGCCGCGTCGTCATGGGGCTGCTGTTCTTCCCCCGCGGCGGCTCGGCCCAGGTGGCGCGCTATCTGGCCCCGTGCCTGGGCGATGCGGGCTGGACGGTCTCGCTCGTCACGGGGTCGCTCGGGCGCGACGGCGACGAGACCCATGCCGGCACCTTCTTCGCCGGCCTCGACGGCGTGCACGCGCTCGACTACTCCGATCCACACGTGCCCATGCACCCGTCGTTCGAGGACCGGCCCGGCGCCCCCGACCCCGTGCTCGCGCGGGTGCCGCCATCGGATGCGCAGCCCCTGGCCGCGCTCTGGGACGACCCGCTCGTCGCGGCCGGAGGTGACCACGCCACCCTGTTCCACCTCCACCACCTGACCCCCCAGCACGAAGCGGTGGTCCGCCGCTGGCCCGACGCGACGATCGTGGCCCACCTCCACGGCACCGAGCTGAAGTTCCTCGAGGCGGTCGAGCGCGCGCCCGATCGGTGGCCGCACGGGAGGTTCTGGTCGGAGCGCCTCCGGGCGATCGCGGCGCGTTGCGACCACCTCGTGGCGGTCAACCCGGAGGACACCGAGACCGCGGCCCGCCTGCTCGACGTCGATCCCGATCGGGTCACGCCGATCCCCAACGGCGTCGACATCGAGCGCTTCACCCCGCGAGAGGTCCCGCGGCGCGAACGGAGGGCGCGCCTTCGGCAATGGCTGGTCGACGATGCCCGCGGGCGCGATCCCTCCGGTGCCGTCGTGCGCTACTGCGACGCCGACCTCGAGGTGTTCGCAGCCGGCCCGACGCTGTTGTTCGTCGGGCGCTTCACCGACGCCAAGCGTGTCCCCCTCCTCATCCGCGCCTACGCCCGGGCGCGGTCGCGCTTCGACACGCCCGCGCCGCTGTTGGTGTGGGGAGGAGCCGCGGGCGAGTGGGAGGGGGAGCACCCGCACGCGGTGGCGCAGGAGGTCGGTGACGAGGGCGTCTTCTTCACCGGCTGGCGGGGGCACGACGACCTTCCCCTCGGCCTGGCACAGGCCGAGGTGCTCGTGATGCCGTCGGTGAACGACTCGTATCCGCAGACCCCGCTCGAAGCGATGGCCACAGGCCTCCCCGTCCTCGCGACCACGAGCGGAGGCTTCCCGACCATGATCAACACCGATGCCGCCCGACCCGACGGGTGGTTGGTACCGCCCGACGACGTGGATGCGCTCGCCGACGCGCTCGTCGACGCGGTGAACCGACCCGACGAGCGCGCCCGTCGCGCGACCAACGCCCTCGCGCACGCACGCTCGGTGTTCTCGTGGACGGGGCTCGTCCCGCGCTTCGAGGACGTGTACGCGCGGGCCCGCGTCAGGTCAGCCGCTCGCGCACGCTGA